One window from the genome of Faecalibacterium sp. HTF-F encodes:
- a CDS encoding diacylglycerol/lipid kinase family protein — MRTLFLLNPTAGKADCTRALPRQIDAAAARAGLAMGEYTIRITAHAGHARELANVAARQARQAGEQLRIYTAGGDGTFNEALTGVYGFENAAVGCLPYGSGNDFLRTFGTKAEFLDLDAQLAGGPVAIDLMQTSLGLSATICAAGLDAQVAYGIPKFRRIPLCGGEAAYALSIVEQLCGHIGRRVEYTIDGETLTVDCLMCAVCNGRTYGGGFRAAPEAQPDDGWLDVYIIRKVSRLTIAKLLGMYKNGGHFRNGQLVRAAEPYFIYRRAKQVSLRAVDGRGPIVATADGECVPKEQITVQVQPLAGRILLPKPAFERFAAQRSEQSAT; from the coding sequence ATGCGCACTTTATTTCTTTTGAACCCCACTGCCGGCAAGGCAGACTGTACCCGTGCTCTGCCACGGCAGATCGATGCGGCTGCGGCGCGGGCCGGTCTTGCCATGGGAGAATATACCATTCGGATCACTGCCCACGCAGGCCACGCCCGGGAGCTTGCCAATGTCGCAGCCCGACAGGCCCGGCAGGCAGGGGAGCAGCTCCGCATCTATACAGCAGGCGGCGATGGCACCTTCAATGAAGCCCTCACCGGCGTCTATGGGTTTGAAAATGCGGCTGTGGGCTGCCTGCCCTATGGCAGCGGCAATGATTTCCTGCGTACTTTTGGCACAAAAGCGGAATTTCTGGATCTGGACGCCCAGCTTGCAGGCGGGCCGGTCGCCATTGACCTGATGCAGACCAGTCTCGGTCTTTCGGCCACCATCTGCGCTGCCGGTCTGGATGCGCAGGTCGCCTACGGCATCCCGAAGTTCCGGCGCATCCCGCTGTGCGGCGGCGAAGCGGCCTATGCGCTTTCCATCGTAGAACAGCTGTGCGGGCATATTGGCCGAAGAGTAGAGTACACCATTGACGGCGAGACTCTGACAGTGGACTGCCTTATGTGTGCCGTCTGCAATGGCCGCACCTATGGCGGTGGTTTCCGTGCAGCGCCGGAAGCCCAGCCGGACGACGGCTGGCTGGATGTGTATATCATCCGCAAGGTGAGCCGTTTGACCATCGCAAAACTTCTGGGAATGTACAAAAACGGAGGGCACTTCCGGAATGGTCAGCTGGTCAGGGCGGCAGAACCGTACTTTATCTACCGGCGGGCAAAGCAGGTCTCTCTGCGCGCCGTGGATGGCCGCGGGCCTATCGTTGCTACGGCAGACGGTGAGTGTGTGCCCAAGGAGCAGATCACTGTGCAGGTACAGCCGCTGGCTGGCCGTATTCTGCTGCCAAAGCCTGCTTTTGAGCGCTTTGCAGCGCAGCGGTCCGAACAGAGTGCGACCTGA
- the groES gene encoding co-chaperone GroES: MKIIPLADRVVIKTVEVEETTKGGLILTGSAKEKPQVAEVIAVGPGGIVDGKEVKMTVKVGDKVLTSKYSGTEVKVDGEECTIVRQGDILAVVED; the protein is encoded by the coding sequence ATGAAGATCATTCCTCTTGCAGACCGTGTTGTTATCAAGACTGTTGAGGTCGAGGAGACCACCAAGGGCGGCCTGATCCTGACCGGCAGTGCCAAGGAGAAGCCTCAGGTGGCTGAGGTCATTGCTGTAGGCCCCGGCGGCATTGTGGACGGCAAGGAAGTCAAGATGACCGTTAAGGTCGGCGACAAGGTCCTCACCAGCAAGTATTCCGGCACCGAGGTCAAGGTGGACGGTGAGGAGTGCACCATCGTCCGTCAGGGTGATATCCTGGCAGTCGTTGAGGACTGA
- the groL gene encoding chaperonin GroEL (60 kDa chaperone family; promotes refolding of misfolded polypeptides especially under stressful conditions; forms two stacked rings of heptamers to form a barrel-shaped 14mer; ends can be capped by GroES; misfolded proteins enter the barrel where they are refolded when GroES binds): MAKQIKQGEDARKALCAGIDTLANTVKITLGPKGRNVVLGKKFGAPVITNDGVTIAKEIELKDEFENMGAQLVREVATKTNDAAGDGTTTATVLAQAMVTEGMKNVTAGANPMDIRRGMSKAVAKAVETIKAHSQKVKDSNDIARVGTISAGDPEIGRLIAEAMEKVTSDGVITIEENKTTAETYNEIVEGMQFDRGYLTPYMVTDTDKMEAVLDNAAILITDKKISVIQDLVPLLEQVMQNGMKLLIVAEDIEGEALSTLIVNRLRGTLNVAAVKAPGFGDRRKEMLQDIAILTGGTVVSSDLGYELKDATVQMLGHARQVKVTKENTTIVGGAGDKDAIAARISQIRSQIEVATSDFDREKLQERLAKLAGGVAVIKVGAATEVEMKDKKLRIEDALNATKAAVQEGVVAGGGTAPINAIPAVRELCDTLEGDERTGAKIVLKALEAPLRQIAKNAGLEGSVIIDKIISANKPNYGFDAQNEVFVDDMIAAGIVDPTKVTRSALENAASVAEMVLTTESLVADLPEPPAPAAPAGDMGGMGGMY; encoded by the coding sequence ATGGCTAAGCAGATCAAGCAGGGCGAGGACGCCCGCAAGGCACTGTGTGCCGGTATCGACACCCTGGCAAATACCGTTAAGATCACCCTGGGCCCCAAGGGCCGCAATGTGGTGCTGGGTAAAAAGTTTGGCGCACCGGTCATCACCAACGATGGCGTGACCATTGCCAAGGAGATCGAGCTGAAGGACGAGTTTGAGAACATGGGCGCACAGCTGGTGCGTGAAGTTGCCACCAAGACCAACGATGCAGCAGGCGACGGCACCACCACTGCAACCGTTCTGGCACAGGCTATGGTTACCGAGGGCATGAAGAATGTCACCGCCGGTGCAAACCCCATGGATATCCGCCGCGGCATGAGCAAGGCTGTTGCCAAGGCTGTTGAGACCATCAAGGCACACAGCCAGAAGGTGAAGGACAGCAACGATATCGCCCGCGTCGGCACCATTTCTGCCGGTGATCCCGAGATCGGCCGCCTGATCGCTGAGGCAATGGAAAAAGTTACCTCTGACGGCGTCATCACCATCGAGGAGAACAAGACCACTGCTGAGACCTACAACGAGATCGTGGAAGGCATGCAGTTTGACCGCGGCTATCTGACCCCGTATATGGTCACCGATACCGATAAGATGGAGGCTGTTCTGGACAACGCCGCCATCCTGATCACCGATAAGAAGATCAGCGTGATTCAGGATCTGGTTCCCCTGCTGGAGCAGGTCATGCAGAATGGTATGAAGCTGCTGATCGTGGCTGAGGATATCGAGGGCGAGGCTTTGTCCACCCTGATCGTCAACCGCCTGCGCGGCACCCTGAACGTGGCCGCTGTCAAGGCTCCCGGCTTTGGCGACCGCCGCAAGGAAATGCTGCAGGATATCGCCATTCTGACTGGCGGCACCGTAGTCTCCTCCGATCTGGGCTATGAGCTGAAGGACGCTACCGTCCAGATGCTGGGCCATGCACGTCAGGTCAAGGTCACCAAGGAGAACACCACTATCGTGGGCGGCGCAGGTGACAAGGATGCGATCGCAGCCCGTATTTCTCAGATCCGCAGCCAGATTGAGGTCGCTACCAGCGATTTCGACCGTGAGAAGCTGCAGGAGCGTCTGGCAAAGCTGGCTGGCGGCGTAGCCGTCATCAAGGTCGGTGCTGCCACCGAAGTTGAGATGAAGGACAAGAAGCTGCGCATTGAGGATGCTTTGAACGCAACCAAGGCTGCTGTTCAGGAAGGCGTCGTTGCCGGCGGCGGTACTGCTCCCATCAATGCGATTCCCGCTGTGCGTGAGCTGTGCGACACGCTGGAAGGCGACGAGCGCACCGGTGCCAAGATCGTCCTGAAGGCTCTGGAAGCTCCTCTGCGCCAGATCGCTAAGAATGCCGGTCTGGAAGGCAGTGTCATCATCGACAAGATTATTTCTGCCAATAAGCCTAACTACGGCTTCGATGCGCAGAATGAGGTCTTTGTGGACGATATGATCGCTGCCGGTATCGTTGACCCCACCAAGGTCACTCGTTCTGCTCTGGAAAATGCAGCATCTGTTGCAGAAATGGTCCTGACCACCGAGAGCCTGGTTGCAGATCTGCCGGAACCTCCGGCACCCGCAGCACCTGCCGGTGATATGGGCGGCATGGGCGGCATGTACTAA
- a CDS encoding type II toxin-antitoxin system HicB family antitoxin codes for MNAIFYPAIFHPEETGYSVDIPDIEGCFTQGDTMDEAVRMAQDAIGLMLEDCKVCPEPSVPSALHVDPEDFVVMVPFDMEEYEKRYRPVKKPLSIPGWLNDAAESAHINFSGVLQDALKEKLHLA; via the coding sequence ATGAATGCTATTTTCTATCCCGCAATTTTTCACCCGGAAGAAACCGGGTACTCTGTTGATATCCCCGATATTGAGGGCTGCTTCACCCAAGGCGATACCATGGACGAAGCCGTCCGCATGGCACAGGATGCCATCGGCCTTATGCTGGAAGATTGCAAAGTCTGCCCGGAGCCTTCTGTCCCTTCTGCGCTCCATGTTGACCCGGAAGATTTTGTGGTGATGGTGCCTTTCGATATGGAAGAGTACGAAAAGCGGTACAGACCCGTAAAGAAACCCCTTTCCATTCCCGGCTGGCTCAACGATGCCGCCGAATCGGCACATATCAACTTTTCCGGCGTCCTTCAGGATGCGCTGAAAGAGAAACTCCATCTGGCGTAA
- a CDS encoding helix-turn-helix domain-containing protein gives MFGERLAELRKLNDDTQQILADKIGFSVWAVRAWEQEKNLPPSDALLAICKLYGTSADYLLGLTDIDPSDEARKQRQRLTEEEQNEMHRYEEYLLWKRKK, from the coding sequence ATGTTCGGGGAACGGCTAGCTGAACTTCGCAAGTTAAATGATGACACGCAGCAAATCCTTGCAGATAAGATTGGCTTTTCGGTCTGGGCTGTCCGTGCATGGGAGCAGGAAAAGAACTTGCCTCCTAGTGACGCGCTGCTTGCCATCTGCAAGCTCTACGGCACCTCCGCCGACTACCTACTGGGTCTGACCGACATCGACCCCTCGGACGAGGCTCGCAAACAGCGCCAGCGCCTGACCGAAGAAGAACAAAACGAGATGCACCGCTACGAAGAATATTTGCTCTGGAAACGCAAAAAATAA